In the genome of Manis javanica isolate MJ-LG chromosome 17, MJ_LKY, whole genome shotgun sequence, one region contains:
- the MAMSTR gene encoding MEF2-activating motif and SAP domain-containing transcriptional regulator isoform X4: MTLAASSQRSQIIRSKFRSVLQLRIHRRYQDPSLSGSFSASPASDPDPWISASGPALGPRAQAPALPSSPTPFLISPGVSLPELEYGPWRSLKDSPKISQHSKEPKPKGNLTYHQYMPPEPRQGSRADPQAEGSALGLPGPSLWEGTQQPPHRMKPTPPAPSPLGVPSPSPPPHKLELQTLKLEELTVWLSPPPGSPPSTASPRPSPPTPGLRAPAAAALAGPPGVGDQVDAPGAHARRRPDPRAVETAARGQSPGRSVAAPQAQGSGSRPEAGLGQAEAGISPAASSTRRGNPGDCSGSRSGSESSSSGDPFLSTSRGGPDSGGGASGSDPQSTVASEPGHR; the protein is encoded by the exons ATGACCCTGGCAGCTTCCTCCCAGCGCTCCCAAATCATTCGCTCCAAGTTCCGATCTG TCCTGCAGCTTCGGATCCACAGACGGTATCAGGACCCAA GCCTGTCAGGGTCCTTCAGTGCCTCTCCAGCCTCGGATCCAGATCCGTGGATCTCAGCCTCAGGCCCAGCTCTGGGCCCCCGAGCCCAGGCTCCAGCCTTGCCTTCGAGCCCCACCCCTTTCCTCATCAGTCCTGGGGTCTCGCTCCCTGAGCTGGAATACGGCCCTTGGAGATCCCTGAAG GATTCTCCCAAGATCTCCCAACATTCGAAGGAGCCTAAGCCCAAGGGGAACTTGACATACCACCAGTACATGCCCCCAGAGCCTAGACAAGGGTCCAGGGCAGACCCCCAGGCTGAAGGGTCAGCCCTGGGTCTCCCCGGGCCGTCTCTATGGGAAGGGACACAGCAGCCACCTCATAG GATGAAACCCACACCTCCCGCTCCCTCCCCACTCGGAGTCCCCAGCCCATCGCCCCCTCCACACAAGTTGGAACTTCAGACCCTTAAACTGGAGGAGCTGACG GTCTGGCTCTCGCCTCCTCCCGGGAGCCCGCCCAGCACCGCCTCTCCCcgcccctcaccccccaccccaggtctcAGAGCTCCGGCAGCAGCTGCGCTTGCGGGGCCTCCCGGTGTCGGGGACCAAGTCGATGCTCCTGGAGCGCATGCGCGGCGGCGCCCCGACCCGCGAGCGGTCGAAACCGCGGCGCGAGGACAGTCCCCCGGACGCTCAGTGGCCGCGCCTCAGGCCCAAGGCTCTGGCAGCCGCCCGGAGGCAGGGCTCG GTCAAGCAGAGGCCGGCATCTCACCCGCCGCCTCCTCCACGCGCCGCGGAAACCCTGGTGACTGCTCCGGCTCCCGCTCCGGctcggagtccagctccagcggggaCCCCTTCCTCAGCACCAGCCGCGGCGGCCCTGACTCTGGAGGAGGAGCTTCAGGAAGCGATCCGCAGAGCACAG TTGCTTCCGAACCGGGGCATCGATGA
- the MAMSTR gene encoding MEF2-activating motif and SAP domain-containing transcriptional regulator isoform X2 yields the protein MTLAASSQRSQIIRSKFRSVLQLRIHRRYQDPSLSGSFSASPASDPDPWISASGPALGPRAQAPALPSSPTPFLISPGVSLPELEYGPWRSLKDSPKISQHSKEPKPKGNLTYHQYMPPEPRQGSRADPQAEGSALGLPGPSLWEGTQQPPHRMKPTPPAPSPLGVPSPSPPPHKLELQTLKLEELTVSELRQQLRLRGLPVSGTKSMLLERMRGGAPTRERSKPRREDSPPDAQWPRLRPKALAAARRQGSVKQRPASHPPPPPRAAETLVTAPAPAPARSPAPAGTPSSAPAAAALTLEEELQEAIRRAQLLPNRGIDDILEDPVEPDDPLPPIPLDFPGSFDVLSPSPDSEGLSSVFSSSLPSPANSPSPSPRGPTDSLDWLEALSGGPPLGCDPPAPSIFSADLSDSSGTRLWDLLEDPW from the exons ATGACCCTGGCAGCTTCCTCCCAGCGCTCCCAAATCATTCGCTCCAAGTTCCGATCTG TCCTGCAGCTTCGGATCCACAGACGGTATCAGGACCCAA GCCTGTCAGGGTCCTTCAGTGCCTCTCCAGCCTCGGATCCAGATCCGTGGATCTCAGCCTCAGGCCCAGCTCTGGGCCCCCGAGCCCAGGCTCCAGCCTTGCCTTCGAGCCCCACCCCTTTCCTCATCAGTCCTGGGGTCTCGCTCCCTGAGCTGGAATACGGCCCTTGGAGATCCCTGAAG GATTCTCCCAAGATCTCCCAACATTCGAAGGAGCCTAAGCCCAAGGGGAACTTGACATACCACCAGTACATGCCCCCAGAGCCTAGACAAGGGTCCAGGGCAGACCCCCAGGCTGAAGGGTCAGCCCTGGGTCTCCCCGGGCCGTCTCTATGGGAAGGGACACAGCAGCCACCTCATAG GATGAAACCCACACCTCCCGCTCCCTCCCCACTCGGAGTCCCCAGCCCATCGCCCCCTCCACACAAGTTGGAACTTCAGACCCTTAAACTGGAGGAGCTGACG gtctcAGAGCTCCGGCAGCAGCTGCGCTTGCGGGGCCTCCCGGTGTCGGGGACCAAGTCGATGCTCCTGGAGCGCATGCGCGGCGGCGCCCCGACCCGCGAGCGGTCGAAACCGCGGCGCGAGGACAGTCCCCCGGACGCTCAGTGGCCGCGCCTCAGGCCCAAGGCTCTGGCAGCCGCCCGGAGGCAGGGCTCG GTCAAGCAGAGGCCGGCATCTCACCCGCCGCCTCCTCCACGCGCCGCGGAAACCCTGGTGACTGCTCCGGCTCCCGCTCCGGctcggagtccagctccagcggggaCCCCTTCCTCAGCACCAGCCGCGGCGGCCCTGACTCTGGAGGAGGAGCTTCAGGAAGCGATCCGCAGAGCACAG TTGCTTCCGAACCGGGGCATCGATGACATCCTGGAGGATCCTGTGGAGCCTGATG ACCCTCTGCCCCCCATCCCCTTGGACTTCCCTGGCTCCTTCGACGTGCTGTCCCCCTCCCCGGACTCTGAAGGTCTCTCATCTGTCTTCTCTTCCTCGCTTCCATCCCCAGCGAATTCCCCGTCCCCCTCTCCCAGAGGTCCCACAGATTCCTTGGACTGGCTGGAGGCTCTGAGTGGGGGTCCCCCGCTGGGGTGTgatcccccagctcccagcatcTTCTCTGCTGACCTATCTGACTCCAGTGGCACCCGGCTGTGGGATCTGCTGGAGGATCCATGGTGA
- the MAMSTR gene encoding MEF2-activating motif and SAP domain-containing transcriptional regulator isoform X1 yields the protein MTLAASSQRSQIIRSKFRSVLQLRIHRRYQDPSLSGSFSASPASDPDPWISASGPALGPRAQAPALPSSPTPFLISPGVSLPELEYGPWRSLKDSPKISQHSKEPKPKGNLTYHQYMPPEPRQGSRADPQAEGSALGLPGPSLWEGTQQPPHRMKPTPPAPSPLGVPSPSPPPHKLELQTLKLEELTVSELRQQLRLRGLPVSGTKSMLLERMRGGAPTRERSKPRREDSPPDAQWPRLRPKALAAARRQGSVKQRPASHPPPPPRAAETLVTAPAPAPARSPAPAGTPSSAPAAAALTLEEELQEAIRRAQLLPNRGIDDILEDPVEPDDPLPPIPLDFPGSFDVLSPSPDSEGLSSVFSSSLPSPANSPSPSPRGPTDSLDWLEALSGGPPLGCDPPAPSIFSADLSDSSGTRLWDLLEDPWPLNCC from the exons ATGACCCTGGCAGCTTCCTCCCAGCGCTCCCAAATCATTCGCTCCAAGTTCCGATCTG TCCTGCAGCTTCGGATCCACAGACGGTATCAGGACCCAA GCCTGTCAGGGTCCTTCAGTGCCTCTCCAGCCTCGGATCCAGATCCGTGGATCTCAGCCTCAGGCCCAGCTCTGGGCCCCCGAGCCCAGGCTCCAGCCTTGCCTTCGAGCCCCACCCCTTTCCTCATCAGTCCTGGGGTCTCGCTCCCTGAGCTGGAATACGGCCCTTGGAGATCCCTGAAG GATTCTCCCAAGATCTCCCAACATTCGAAGGAGCCTAAGCCCAAGGGGAACTTGACATACCACCAGTACATGCCCCCAGAGCCTAGACAAGGGTCCAGGGCAGACCCCCAGGCTGAAGGGTCAGCCCTGGGTCTCCCCGGGCCGTCTCTATGGGAAGGGACACAGCAGCCACCTCATAG GATGAAACCCACACCTCCCGCTCCCTCCCCACTCGGAGTCCCCAGCCCATCGCCCCCTCCACACAAGTTGGAACTTCAGACCCTTAAACTGGAGGAGCTGACG gtctcAGAGCTCCGGCAGCAGCTGCGCTTGCGGGGCCTCCCGGTGTCGGGGACCAAGTCGATGCTCCTGGAGCGCATGCGCGGCGGCGCCCCGACCCGCGAGCGGTCGAAACCGCGGCGCGAGGACAGTCCCCCGGACGCTCAGTGGCCGCGCCTCAGGCCCAAGGCTCTGGCAGCCGCCCGGAGGCAGGGCTCG GTCAAGCAGAGGCCGGCATCTCACCCGCCGCCTCCTCCACGCGCCGCGGAAACCCTGGTGACTGCTCCGGCTCCCGCTCCGGctcggagtccagctccagcggggaCCCCTTCCTCAGCACCAGCCGCGGCGGCCCTGACTCTGGAGGAGGAGCTTCAGGAAGCGATCCGCAGAGCACAG TTGCTTCCGAACCGGGGCATCGATGACATCCTGGAGGATCCTGTGGAGCCTGATG ACCCTCTGCCCCCCATCCCCTTGGACTTCCCTGGCTCCTTCGACGTGCTGTCCCCCTCCCCGGACTCTGAAGGTCTCTCATCTGTCTTCTCTTCCTCGCTTCCATCCCCAGCGAATTCCCCGTCCCCCTCTCCCAGAGGTCCCACAGATTCCTTGGACTGGCTGGAGGCTCTGAGTGGGGGTCCCCCGCTGGGGTGTgatcccccagctcccagcatcTTCTCTGCTGACCTATCTGACTCCAGTGGCACCCGGCTGTGGGATCTGCTGGAGGATCCATG GCCCCTGAACTGCTGCTGA
- the MAMSTR gene encoding MEF2-activating motif and SAP domain-containing transcriptional regulator isoform X3: MTLAASSQRSQIIRSKFRSVLQLRIHRRYQDPSLSGSFSASPASDPDPWISASGPALGPRAQAPALPSSPTPFLISPGVSLPELEYGPWRSLKDSPKISQHSKEPKPKGNLTYHQYMPPEPRQGSRADPQAEGSALGLPGPSLWEGTQQPPHRMKPTPPAPSPLGVPSPSPPPHKLELQTLKLEELTVSELRQQLRLRGLPVSGTKSMLLERMRGGAPTRERSKPRREDSPPDAQWPRLRPKALAAARRQGSVKQRPASHPPPPPRAAETLVTAPAPAPARSPAPAGTPSSAPAAAALTLEEELQEAIRRAQLLPNRGIDDILEDPVEPDANSPSPSPRGPTDSLDWLEALSGGPPLGCDPPAPSIFSADLSDSSGTRLWDLLEDPWPLNCC, from the exons ATGACCCTGGCAGCTTCCTCCCAGCGCTCCCAAATCATTCGCTCCAAGTTCCGATCTG TCCTGCAGCTTCGGATCCACAGACGGTATCAGGACCCAA GCCTGTCAGGGTCCTTCAGTGCCTCTCCAGCCTCGGATCCAGATCCGTGGATCTCAGCCTCAGGCCCAGCTCTGGGCCCCCGAGCCCAGGCTCCAGCCTTGCCTTCGAGCCCCACCCCTTTCCTCATCAGTCCTGGGGTCTCGCTCCCTGAGCTGGAATACGGCCCTTGGAGATCCCTGAAG GATTCTCCCAAGATCTCCCAACATTCGAAGGAGCCTAAGCCCAAGGGGAACTTGACATACCACCAGTACATGCCCCCAGAGCCTAGACAAGGGTCCAGGGCAGACCCCCAGGCTGAAGGGTCAGCCCTGGGTCTCCCCGGGCCGTCTCTATGGGAAGGGACACAGCAGCCACCTCATAG GATGAAACCCACACCTCCCGCTCCCTCCCCACTCGGAGTCCCCAGCCCATCGCCCCCTCCACACAAGTTGGAACTTCAGACCCTTAAACTGGAGGAGCTGACG gtctcAGAGCTCCGGCAGCAGCTGCGCTTGCGGGGCCTCCCGGTGTCGGGGACCAAGTCGATGCTCCTGGAGCGCATGCGCGGCGGCGCCCCGACCCGCGAGCGGTCGAAACCGCGGCGCGAGGACAGTCCCCCGGACGCTCAGTGGCCGCGCCTCAGGCCCAAGGCTCTGGCAGCCGCCCGGAGGCAGGGCTCG GTCAAGCAGAGGCCGGCATCTCACCCGCCGCCTCCTCCACGCGCCGCGGAAACCCTGGTGACTGCTCCGGCTCCCGCTCCGGctcggagtccagctccagcggggaCCCCTTCCTCAGCACCAGCCGCGGCGGCCCTGACTCTGGAGGAGGAGCTTCAGGAAGCGATCCGCAGAGCACAG TTGCTTCCGAACCGGGGCATCGATGACATCCTGGAGGATCCTGTGGAGCCTGATG CGAATTCCCCGTCCCCCTCTCCCAGAGGTCCCACAGATTCCTTGGACTGGCTGGAGGCTCTGAGTGGGGGTCCCCCGCTGGGGTGTgatcccccagctcccagcatcTTCTCTGCTGACCTATCTGACTCCAGTGGCACCCGGCTGTGGGATCTGCTGGAGGATCCATG GCCCCTGAACTGCTGCTGA